One part of the Acinetobacter sp. XS-4 genome encodes these proteins:
- the hemE gene encoding uroporphyrinogen decarboxylase produces the protein MTTLKNDRFLRALLREPVDTTPVWMMRQAGRYLPEYRETRSKAGDFLSLCKNTDFACEVTLQPLRRYDLDAAILFSDILTIPDALGLGLYFETGEGPKFQKTVRTEQDVANLPKLNAKSDLDYVMNAVSTIRSALGGQVPLIGFSGSPWTLATYMVEGGSSKEFRYTKQMMYAQPEVLHALLDHLADSVIDYLNAQIDAGAQAIQIFDSWGGALAHREYVEFSLNYMNKIIAGLQREKDGRRIPIIVFTKGGGQWLEPMITTGADALGLDWTTPLNTARTTVAGRVALQGNLDPAVLYGSAASIEKAVKAMLDDAYANGEKTGYIANLGHGITQWVDPAQPKIFVDTVHEYSAKYLG, from the coding sequence ATGACGACTTTGAAAAATGATCGTTTCCTCCGTGCTTTGTTACGCGAACCTGTAGATACCACACCAGTGTGGATGATGCGTCAAGCAGGGCGTTATTTGCCTGAATATCGTGAAACACGTTCAAAAGCAGGCGATTTCCTATCTTTATGTAAAAATACAGATTTTGCCTGTGAAGTGACTTTACAACCTTTGCGTCGCTATGATTTAGATGCAGCAATTTTATTTTCAGATATTTTAACTATTCCAGATGCACTCGGTTTAGGACTTTATTTTGAAACTGGCGAAGGCCCTAAGTTTCAAAAGACCGTACGTACTGAGCAAGATGTCGCAAATTTACCAAAGTTAAATGCAAAATCAGATCTTGATTATGTGATGAATGCCGTAAGCACGATTCGTTCTGCTTTAGGTGGTCAAGTTCCACTGATTGGTTTTTCTGGCAGCCCTTGGACGTTAGCAACTTACATGGTTGAAGGTGGTTCAAGTAAAGAATTCCGTTATACCAAGCAGATGATGTACGCTCAACCAGAAGTTTTGCATGCTTTGCTTGATCATTTAGCAGACTCAGTCATTGACTATTTAAATGCTCAAATTGATGCCGGTGCCCAAGCCATCCAGATCTTTGATAGCTGGGGCGGGGCATTAGCACACCGTGAATATGTCGAATTCTCTTTAAACTACATGAATAAAATCATTGCAGGCTTACAACGTGAGAAAGATGGTCGACGTATTCCTATCATTGTGTTCACTAAAGGTGGCGGTCAATGGTTAGAGCCAATGATCACCACAGGTGCTGATGCATTAGGATTAGATTGGACAACACCATTAAATACGGCTCGAACTACAGTGGCTGGACGTGTTGCTCTGCAAGGGAATCTTGATCCGGCTGTTTTATATGGTTCGGCTGCTTCAATTGAGAAAGCAGTAAAAGCGATGTTGGACGATGCCTACGCAAATGGTGAAAAGACCGGTTACATTGCTAACTTGGGCCATGGGATTACTCAGTGGGTAGACCCTGCACAACCAAAAATCTTTGTAGATACAGTGCATGAGTATAGTGCTAAATATCTAGGATAG
- a CDS encoding DUF817 family protein has product MRHLTLPFQFIGKAVSAALFGILLLIAFALTAPMGSHEYMGFYRYDYLLTYAVLIQICLLYLKLESWAEAKVIALFHVMAMVMEIFLTHPAIASWQYPQPAVFKILTVPLFAGFMYSAVGSFFARSIRLFQVSFEKLPSFATMLLLAFFSYINFMSKFFVPDIRYILFAISIFIFWKTKLYFQLNEYKFKIPMLPVLFTLAFLIWIAENISTFYKIWLYPSQVDAWHMVGWGKLGSWYLLLILSLVLVLKILGNRDNQGNWNLR; this is encoded by the coding sequence GTGCGCCATCTAACTTTACCGTTTCAATTTATCGGCAAGGCTGTTTCGGCAGCCTTGTTTGGTATTTTGCTTTTAATTGCTTTTGCTTTAACAGCACCGATGGGAAGCCACGAATATATGGGCTTCTATCGTTATGATTATTTGCTGACTTATGCAGTGTTAATCCAGATCTGCCTACTCTATTTAAAACTGGAGTCATGGGCAGAAGCCAAGGTCATTGCTTTATTTCACGTCATGGCAATGGTCATGGAAATATTTTTAACGCATCCAGCGATTGCATCGTGGCAATATCCACAGCCCGCCGTATTTAAAATTTTAACTGTGCCTCTATTTGCAGGTTTCATGTATTCGGCTGTAGGTAGTTTTTTTGCACGCTCTATACGACTGTTTCAGGTGTCTTTTGAAAAACTTCCAAGTTTTGCAACTATGCTATTACTGGCATTTTTCTCATATATAAATTTTATGAGTAAATTTTTTGTACCTGACATTCGCTATATTTTATTTGCGATTAGTATTTTTATTTTTTGGAAAACAAAACTTTATTTTCAGTTAAATGAATATAAATTCAAAATTCCGATGTTACCTGTGTTGTTTACACTCGCGTTTCTGATCTGGATTGCTGAAAATATAAGTACTTTTTATAAAATCTGGCTCTATCCAAGTCAGGTCGATGCTTGGCATATGGTCGGTTGGGGCAAGTTAGGGTCGTGGTATTTATTGTTAATTTTAAGTCTGGTACTTGTGCTTAAAATATTAGGCAACAGAGATAATCAAGGTAACTGGAATTTAAGATAA
- a CDS encoding DUF3015 family protein, which yields MLKKLALAALLAAGSTVAMADNDVGCGVGTQVWAGKKGVAPKILAATTNGIFTNQLLGITFGTLGCRQGGTVTAQVVTFTNENAEALARDMAVGQGESLNVLAELMQIKPQDKDRFFKVSKANFGEIYSANNQNTLQVLASLQTVMAKDDVLKAYV from the coding sequence ATGTTAAAAAAATTAGCTTTAGCTGCTTTATTAGCAGCTGGTTCAACTGTTGCAATGGCTGACAACGATGTGGGCTGTGGTGTGGGTACACAAGTATGGGCTGGCAAAAAAGGAGTAGCGCCTAAAATTCTTGCTGCAACAACAAACGGTATTTTTACTAACCAATTATTAGGGATCACTTTCGGTACTTTAGGCTGCCGTCAAGGCGGAACAGTAACAGCGCAAGTTGTAACATTCACAAATGAAAATGCAGAAGCTTTAGCACGTGATATGGCAGTAGGCCAAGGTGAAAGCCTGAACGTACTTGCTGAGTTAATGCAAATCAAACCTCAAGACAAAGACCGTTTCTTTAAAGTTTCAAAAGCAAACTTTGGTGAAATCTATTCTGCAAATAACCAAAATACCCTTCAAGTTTTAGCATCACTGCAAACGGTAATGGCTAAAGACGACGTTTTAAAAGCTTACGTATAA